The genomic region ATTACGAAATTTCCGATCTCAGTAACACGAAAGAAGAAGCAGTCTATCGATTTTTAGAAGCTGTCCAAAATGGACAGACTGATCGCTATATTTTTACCAAAGACGAATACATCAATATCTTCCTTCCGAATACCATGGATGAAAACACTTTATCCAATACCATGCCTTTAGAACAAGCTTGGAAGTTCACGGATATGCGCAGATTCATTGCCTTAGAAAATCTTCAAAACCTATTCAAAAAACATAAAACTCAAAAATTTAAAATAGAGACCTTAACTTGGAGAGAAGATGTCCGTCAGCTAAAAGCTTTAAAGGGGCATAGGGTCGGTAATTTAACGATTAGTTTCGGGAATGAAAAAGTGACACTGGAAGAAGTGCGCTTGGTCGTGGAACACCGAGGCAAATTTAAAGTCTGCGTTATTGGAACTTAATTCTTAAAAATAATAAAAACGAATACTAACAATGAAAATAAAACTTTTTGCAATCGCTTTACTGGTCTTCACTTTTTCGGAGAATGCTTTCGCACAGGCGGCAGGAAAAGTCAGGGGAAAAATCGTAGATGGAGACAATGGAGAACCTGTTTTTGGTGCTACCATTGTAGTTCGAGCAGTCAAAAAATTCGCTAAGACCGATTTTGACGGCGCGTATGATCTGGAACTTCCGCTTGGAACTCATGAAATAGAATTCCAAATGATCGGATTCTCTGCTCAAAAGAGAACAGTGACTGTCACTCCAGGAAAACCTCAAGTGGTCAATATCACCTTCGGTCTCCAAACTCTGGAAACTGTAGATGTTAAAGGAAGAGCCTTGAACGACGCGGAAGCTGCCCTTCTCGCATTACAAAAGAAATCTTCATCCGTTTCTGACGGTATCTCGAAAGAAGCCATCAAGAAAAGCCCGGACTCCTCTGCAGGTGAAGTGGTTCGAAGAGTTACAGGGATCACATTAGTCGGCGGTAAATTCGTATTCGTTCGCGGTTTGGGAGAACGTTATTCCAACACAGAATTGAATGATACTTTAGTTCCATCCACTGAGCCAGATAAACGGGTTGTTGCGTTAGACATCTTCCCTTCCGGAGTGTTAAAGAACGTTCGGATCATTAAGACGTTCATCCCGGAACTACCTGCTGAATTTTCTGGAGGTCTTGTAAAGATCGAGACCCAAGAATATCCGGAAGAGAAATTATTCAGTGTTTCTGTTGGTGCTGGTGGAAACTATAATACCACAGGTCATAAATTCTTAAACATGAACCAAGGAAATATGTTGGGAGGAGTGAACGACAACCAAAAGAACCCTCTTGCAAATGTTCCGAATGTGACTCCTGTAGTTCCAGGATCCATCTTTGGTGGATATGATCCTGCTATAGTCCAAGCAAGTAGTGCTGAATTTAATCAAAAATGGACCCCGGATAAGGGTCCTGCTCCTTTCGACAGAAACTTCTCCATCAACTATGGAGATACTTTTAAAGTTGGAGCAACTTCTCGTATTGGTATTTTAGTAGGTTCAACATATAACCGAAACTATAGATTCAGACAAGAAGAATCAAATCGATACTTAGGTGTTGCGGCTTTTCCAAATACAACTGCAGGTTCTACTCTAAATAAACTCCAGGACCAAAAAGCTGACCTCTATACTGAGGAAAGAAACTGGGGAAATAACATGAACCTTGCTTATGAGATTACTAAAGGCCAACAAGTCTTTATCAAATCACTTTATACTCAACAAGGCGAAGGAGTTGTTCGTGATGCTCAAGGTAATGATTATATTAACTTAGCTCACTTCAAGGCACTAACAACCCAATATACCAGCAGCTTGATCCAACACCATACTTTAGGTGGAGACCATGCTCTAAACTGGTTTGGAGATCGTGCACATAAGTTCGACTGGAGAGCGAACTACGCTCAAGCAGACAGAGACCAGCCTGATTTACAACAACAGGTTTGGAGACAAGGGATAGGAAATCCGAACCCTTATGATATGACCAGATTAGGAGATTCTAACGACGGATCTAGATTCTTCTCAAATACTAGAGATATTTCCAGAACATTAAAACTGAATTATGAGATTCCTTTTGATCAGTGGTCAGGATTGAAAGCTTTACTCAAATTAGGAACTTATTCGATGGCAAGAGAGAAAGACTTTACGTTTTTCTGGTATGGCCAAAAGCCTAACACTGCCACAGGTTTAGAACGTTATCCTCTTCCTGGGGAAGTATATTCAAATCCTATAACATTCTTAGACAATACGAACCAGTTTTCACAACAATTACCGGGTCAGTCTAACGCGTATGCCGCTTCTCAAAAGTTACAAGCGTATTATAGCCAGGTGGATCTACCAATCCTACCTAAGTTAAAAGTATTAGTCGGTATGCGCTACGAGGATAGTTACCAAAAAGTAAAAACTTACTATACTGGGAATACTACTAGCTTCCTAAATTTGGATTATGGATGCGGTGTAAGCGATGACACTGTTCGAGTTGCATTAATCAGGAATAATATTTGCGATCAGTTCAATAATGGAGTGGGAGAACTCAGAACAAAGGACCGCCTTCCATCTTTCAATTTAAACTGGGAACTTGCAAAAGATCAGATCGTAAGAGCAGCAGTCACCCAAACTCTTACAAGACCTGACTTAAGAGAATTATCGCCTTTCGGATTTACTCCTTATTATGGAGCAAACACTATATTTGGTAACTCTTCATTACAAAGATCTTATATCCATAACTACGATCTACGTTATGAATATTATCTAAATCCGACCGACTATGTTGGGGTAGGAGCATTCTTCAAACAAATCTCCGATCCGATAGAAATGATCGGCCAACCGGTTGCAGGTGGAATTAGCCAAAAATTCACGTTTGCTAACGCTCAACAGGCAACCATCCGAGGGGTAGAATTTGATTTCAGAAAGGAAATCACTAGCTGGCTTCGTTTTGAAACGAATATGTTCTTTATTAAATCCAGAGTGGATGTACTCTCTTGGGAACAATATATTGCAGTTCAATCAGGTTTAGTAGATACGCTTTCCAGAGTCGCCGCTTATAACCCGACGAATCTTTCAAGACCTCTGCAAGGGCAGTCTCCATTCGTATTCAACCTGAGATTTGACTTTTTCTTAAACGAGAAAAAGACACAAACAATCGGGGTATATTATAACTACTTTGCAGATAGATTATATGCAGTGGGTGCGAACTATCTACCGGACGCTTATGAAAGAGCAGTTGGTTTGACCGACGTTGTTTATACAGCCAAAAGAGGAGACCATCTTGAATTCAAGGTTTCTGCTCAGAATATTTTTGATACTCGCTATAGAGTGTATCAGAAAAACGAGCTAACCGGAGAGAAGGATCTATTCCTTTCTTATAGAACAGGGGTAAGTTACGCTTTCCAAGCTACTTATAAGCTTTAAATAAATTTTAAAACTATCGCAGGCCCCTCTTTCCTATAAAGGAATTAGGGGCTTTTTTATTTTGGGGAGGATTGTTCGTCCTATTTACTTAGCTCAGTCCTAATTTCAAAATCACTACTTACCCTTCCCTCCTCTTCAAAACCTTCTTCTTATAATTCACTTATCTCCTGAAATAAAAGTGAAAATAAATAATATTCCTGTATTAAAAATAACTTATACTCTTTTAAAATCTACTTTCCAACGAAAAAATATAATCTTAGATCGCTACGCATGACCCGTAAGCACTATACGAAAATATTATCAGCATTGATCCTAATATGTTTCACTTCTTGTGAAAATGTCGGCTCTAAAGGTTTCAATAACTCTATTCTTTCTTTGTTAAACGTATCCAACATAGGAACACAAACAAATGAACACGCTCTAAACTCCACAGCAGTAGACTCTACTTCTTATTCTCACTCCTTGGATTATATAGGTTCTGAGCAAGATAGAAGAATTCAATTAGGATCAAAATCCTATTCAGGAACAACCGACAGGATCTTCGTGGATGGTTTAGGCAGAGAGGCGTATTTCAGAGGTTTTAATATTTCAGGTAATACCAAAATGCTTTCCGACGGCTTTAAACCGTTTAGGAATACTGCGGATGCGGAGAATGCATTCTCTCTTTTAGGAAAAAGCGCCGGTTCCAATATGGTTCGTTTTCTAATCGCTTGGGAAGGAGTGAATCCTTCCGCAGATACGATCGATTATGCTTATTTGGACGCTGTCATTCTTCAGATCAAAGCTGCAATTGCTCGTAGAATGTATATATTGCTGGATTATCATCAGGACTTA from Leptospira hartskeerlii harbors:
- a CDS encoding TonB-dependent receptor domain-containing protein, giving the protein MKIKLFAIALLVFTFSENAFAQAAGKVRGKIVDGDNGEPVFGATIVVRAVKKFAKTDFDGAYDLELPLGTHEIEFQMIGFSAQKRTVTVTPGKPQVVNITFGLQTLETVDVKGRALNDAEAALLALQKKSSSVSDGISKEAIKKSPDSSAGEVVRRVTGITLVGGKFVFVRGLGERYSNTELNDTLVPSTEPDKRVVALDIFPSGVLKNVRIIKTFIPELPAEFSGGLVKIETQEYPEEKLFSVSVGAGGNYNTTGHKFLNMNQGNMLGGVNDNQKNPLANVPNVTPVVPGSIFGGYDPAIVQASSAEFNQKWTPDKGPAPFDRNFSINYGDTFKVGATSRIGILVGSTYNRNYRFRQEESNRYLGVAAFPNTTAGSTLNKLQDQKADLYTEERNWGNNMNLAYEITKGQQVFIKSLYTQQGEGVVRDAQGNDYINLAHFKALTTQYTSSLIQHHTLGGDHALNWFGDRAHKFDWRANYAQADRDQPDLQQQVWRQGIGNPNPYDMTRLGDSNDGSRFFSNTRDISRTLKLNYEIPFDQWSGLKALLKLGTYSMAREKDFTFFWYGQKPNTATGLERYPLPGEVYSNPITFLDNTNQFSQQLPGQSNAYAASQKLQAYYSQVDLPILPKLKVLVGMRYEDSYQKVKTYYTGNTTSFLNLDYGCGVSDDTVRVALIRNNICDQFNNGVGELRTKDRLPSFNLNWELAKDQIVRAAVTQTLTRPDLRELSPFGFTPYYGANTIFGNSSLQRSYIHNYDLRYEYYLNPTDYVGVGAFFKQISDPIEMIGQPVAGGISQKFTFANAQQATIRGVEFDFRKEITSWLRFETNMFFIKSRVDVLSWEQYIAVQSGLVDTLSRVAAYNPTNLSRPLQGQSPFVFNLRFDFFLNEKKTQTIGVYYNYFADRLYAVGANYLPDAYERAVGLTDVVYTAKRGDHLEFKVSAQNIFDTRYRVYQKNELTGEKDLFLSYRTGVSYAFQATYKL